GAGTTAATGATATTCGCGGAGGCTTAATTTTTGCACCTATATTCACAAACATAGAAACTTGCAACTGCTTAGAGTTAATGATATTCGCGACGGCTTAATTTTTGCGCCTATATTCACAAACACAGAAACTTGCAAATGCGTAGAGATAATGGTATTCGCGGAGGCTTAATGTTTGCGCCTATATTCACAAACATAGAACATTTACACAACACATTTACAAACAGGTAGCATTGTCTTCAAAGACATAACACCGTCAGCATGTCCTCTATTAAATCTCGAAACTCTTCCGCCTACAATAATTGTTTCCAGTATAAAAGTCATATACCTTGGCATTCAATAAACGtttcaataacttcagaatgatTACTCACTTTTCTGTCGTTCGTCTACATGTTATATAACTCtttatagtaacttttttatcGTGATGTGCACCACTGTTTGCTGTATGTCTtgtattatgtaacatttatGTCATGATGGGTTAAGCCTAAATGAGTTACAATAaaattgtcttgtcttgtcttgtcttagACTCTCACTAGTATTAAGGGAACCTACTTTTTCCTTGCACATACACTGGTAACCAGTCTTCCCATTTGCCATCGTAACCATAGACTTTGATACCCTTCATATGATTGTAATACGATACAGCCGTGTCTTTTGGGTTCCGTAAACATAAGACTGTTTTGATCTGCTTTTCCTTCATACCAGCCAGAGGAAGAAATCTACAATACACCAAAATAACATTCGCATGAACTTCCTGTAAACACACGAACAGTAAATTCATTATACTTCCGCCTGGAATTTGTAATACATTTCTAGTTACCTTGTTTTCTAAATACCATCATTCAACTTTTTGCATTAGCTGTAAGTGGTGTCACCGAAACTATATGCAATAGTAAAATTTATCAGcgatataatataaaaaacaaactgaTCAGCATAGGGCTGtaattgattgggtcttaggcgtatcgacgataccgatatatcagaagacaaatatcgacgatacatcgatatattgattatcaAGTTaaattaacgacctatttgttcatatgcatactatataccttactgtaaaggctattttaagttttattgcctactttccatatttctgtttgattttgttgtatttgtatttatgaaataaaagaaatacatgaaaattaataacatctttcatttttattttgccttcactcctttttttgcatttatccaaatttacaactttgagaGCTTTAGTTGTTTtatagggtctgagtgtttatttggatagtattttgtctctgtaaaatatcgatttttgaaaatgggaatcgataatcgatcgacaaaaaaatatcgttgatacatcgatatcatttctatcgatgacagccctagatCAGCAGTATAGCACAGAAACATCTGCCTAAACTAAAAATACCCGTGAAGTCTAAAGGAATGCTcagttaaaagttatttcatatttcagtttGTGAATAAAGAGCACATGTACATGTAAGACCAGTTAGTAACTTTCCTACGCATGTTTTGATATAACAATTTAtctaattttacaatttaaaatgttaaaatgtacaaCAGTGTATGTCATATAAGTCTGAAATCCTGACATCCTGTTACTATACCTTGGCGGGAAATGACAATTTACAACTCTCGGTGAAGGTTGCTGGTCTGCCTCCGCAGCAGTTACACATTCTAGCATTGTTAAAACTTTGTTCGTTTTTATTCGCTTCGCAGACTTGTTTAAAATCATCATTAGTATTTCAAACAACCAGTTTGTGCCTGAAGATTTAAGAAGttttaaacaatataacaatGTCACCGCTTACGTAATTTTAAGAGGGTAAAACCAAATTTTCCAAATTGTAAGCTAAAACATCTTTTTATTATCGAGAATTTTGTTTTACGATACTGATATAAAGTTCAGAACCAATATGTATACTActtgttttatgaattatctcccttgttaATAGATTTCAAGCTTCAGAAGAGGTCTGTGTTGTGAAAACCAATCTATCacatatttcatttgtgtttCATATTCCAAATATAATATCAGTTTATATGGGTATTCTCTGATTGTGCTAAATTACAAATGTTGTAACTTTATAATCAGATATAGAACAATATACTAATGGAAAAAATCCAAACTGAAAAATACATGCGTCTTACAACAAGAAAGATTTCCTTGCCTGTTTTAGCAAATGTGCAAAGCATTAGATCGTCGTCCCGGAACTTGTAATTCGGAACATTGTCGAAAATGTCCTTTATTTCCGTTCCGGGTTTAAGGAAGATTGGTTGTATGAATCCTCCGACGTCCACCATGTTCATGGTGGCGCCACCTGCATCCGGAACTTTAATCTCTGTCATTTCTCAAACCTGTAAGGTGCATAACTGAGGGAATTAGTTCGATGGAAAATGTGTGGCGCGTGTTGAAATATTGAACAACTATTCacacaatattttaaattctaatacaacaaacaatacaaaaagcaatGTTTACAGGTTAATGGTGCCGTCACATCGATCTACTTCTGGTTAAGAAGAAATAGTgatttcatatttgatataagatatgttaaaattgaaaaatttgagTCTAGTAGAATCATGATATAATCTATGTAAACACTTTGTTATACGTCTCGCTAAACAATGCCTTAaaataaattctaacacgacctcattcattttcctattaaataaagaagactgaaaattgagtgttattatacaacaattcatttttctgatgtcacatttattatgtcatagcgttaaatggcatagcggcgcgcgggaaaagaaaccaacagaaaacgggcaaatatttaatgaatgtcgtcaaggatgtagtttaaaatgcttggtaacgtgttagaatcgaaatcatttatctcatttagtgatttggtgttgaataaaatcattgtttgtcgttcagatgcgtaaaTTAATGTATCACTCGTGCTGAGCCCTCGTGATAGActttcttcgcatctgaactccaaacaatgattttattcagcgacaaatcactaaatgagatattatgatatatttaacaaataatcaaggccttcgagttgtttatcgtctgatttaccacggttcagagttcagatgcgtagggattgaaccacgagggtgttagcccgagtggttaaatactgaagcatttgaacgatggaccgtggtaaattagacgataaataacaagaaggccttgattgttttcattctgacatgctcattgatatatttcaataaatattatactggacttcatttacgcgaggagtaatgtatcggacgtcatgcggcaatttgacgtcataattgacgtcataatgctctcttaccggtccgcgcgtcaatcgttgtttatcgcagaatatacagagcttgatttccttctttgtttaactggaaatcaaaccgagtcatgttaaaatatttcttaactaAACCATGCCTctgcaatacatgtatatcattccTTTATTTCGTAGGTAGATGTGCTTCAAAGTAATGTactacatgaaaaacaaaaaaaaaaaataagaaagaaattgTTTGTTAAAGTAGCATTTACGTTCATATTACAATTATaggaagaaacaaatattctgtaaTAGGAGTTGagaaatgtgcagcccgatacaggactcgaacctgcgaccttctgcttgcaagtcagatacTCTatcaactgagctaatcggacaatcaatatcatagactaattatatacattatgtacACACTGCTACAattcattatatgagccgcgccatgagaaaaccaacatagtgggtttgcgaccagcatggatccagaccagcctgcgcatccgcgcagtctggtcaggatccatgctgttcgctaacagtttctctagttgcagtaggctttaaaagcgaacagtatggatcctgaccagactgcgcggatgcgcaggctggtctggatccatgctggtcgcacacccactatgttggttttctcatggcacggctcatataatgaacTGCAAATAAAGACCCGCTGCAGGGAGGCGGAAAGTCACCTTactatggaagcgtcctggtgccagtaGAGAGGTTTAAATTTGTCTGACGTACGACTAACTATCTCCTATGCAGGAGTTAGtgtctcctacgtaggacttaacTATGAAacttgaaggttctaggtcaaatggttttccagttattcATCGAAATGAAGTGTGGCGGACGGACTTACTGcctgacagggcaaaaacaatatgtctcctcaAGTGTGGGGCAGCGCCGTACCaaggcagttgcctcggttaaaatttgaggagccaaaTAGAAAGTAAAAAGTAGGcctatcacactgatgaaaaattcagttataaaatttcaaaaaagtatattaatatcattagaatatatcagaatatcatttgtCTCATGACACCATTGAGGCAAGGTGAGGCAGAAATcctagcagtcatattgatagACTTGATAGGTCCAGTTCCAGGGCCGGTCCACCTCCCCGaggttggctgagaagtgacttatactcatcaaagttacacccaattatttattatctattatcaaatttaaacccaaaaacgcACCACaggccactatttcatactgatatttaaaaattttccaggGAAGAGCCCCCAAACCCCACTAAAATAAGAGGGGGTAACCccctcccatacctcaaaatttagaccaaaaaatgcaccataggccaccattttgaacctgtatttcaaacatttcaaggGGAAGCCCCCCTGACACCACTAATATTAGGGGAGAACCTCCTCCCATACCTCAAattttagaccaaaaaatgcaccagaggccaccatttcatacctgtatttcatttttttttccagggGAAGAGCCTAGCCCCCTGACCCCTCTAAAGGCCACCATT
The genomic region above belongs to Mercenaria mercenaria strain notata chromosome 12, MADL_Memer_1, whole genome shotgun sequence and contains:
- the LOC128547474 gene encoding sulfotransferase 1C4-like is translated as MTEIKVPDAGGATMNMVDVGGFIQPIFLKPGTEIKDIFDNVPNYKFRDDDLMLCTFAKTGTNWLFEILMMILNKSAKRIKTNKVLTMLECVTAAEADQQPSPRVVNCHFPPRFLPLAGMKEKQIKTVLCLRNPKDTAVSYYNHMKGIKVYGYDGKWEDWLPVYVQGKMEYGRYSEYLLEWQREVQNDPGFPLHIMFYEDLKMNGRDELDKLLKFLDIQLDEQLKNDIIDMCGFKKMAEEKGKDKISEAFIKPDFKFFRKGQVGDWKNWFTVAQNEMFDKCWKNETKDLELLKFKYTHDYV